In the Flagellimonas sp. HMM57 genome, one interval contains:
- a CDS encoding DUF2061 domain-containing protein produces the protein MIADQLLINNRKTKDTFAKDKSSESPKRSVAKSISWRIVGTFDTIIISWVVTGTLSLAFSIGLIELVTKMVLYFFHERLWNSIGWGK, from the coding sequence ATGATTGCAGACCAATTACTGATAAATAACAGAAAGACCAAAGATACTTTTGCAAAAGACAAAAGTTCAGAAAGCCCCAAGCGTAGTGTTGCCAAATCCATAAGCTGGCGAATAGTTGGAACATTTGATACCATCATCATATCATGGGTGGTTACCGGTACTTTATCACTTGCATTTTCCATTGGTTTAATAGAACTGGTTACCAAAATGGTACTCTACTTTTTTCACGAAAGACTATGGAACAGCATTGGTTGGGGTAAATAA
- a CDS encoding PLP-dependent aspartate aminotransferase family protein, translating into MIKKNKKFETEAIRTQLERTQFLEHSTPMYLTSSFVFDDAEDMRASFAEEKERNIYSRYSNPNSSEFIEKVCKMEGAEAGFAFASGMAAVFSTFAALLESGDHIISAKSIFGSTHTLFTQFFPKWNIGTSYFDINALEEVENLITAKTKVIYAESPTNPGVDVLDLEVLGKIAKKNGLILIVDNCFASPYLQQPIKFGADLVIHSGTKLMDGQGRVLAGITVGNAELIDKIYRFARITGPALSPFNAWVLSKSLETLGIRVDRHCSNALQLAEFLENHSKVAWVKYPFLKSHPKYELAKKQMKAGGCVVAFEVKGGLEEGKKFFDAIQLLSLSANLGDSRSIVTHPASTTHSKLTKEERESVGISDGMVRVSVGLEHIDDIIGDIAQALG; encoded by the coding sequence ATGATAAAGAAAAACAAGAAGTTTGAAACAGAAGCCATACGTACACAATTGGAGCGTACCCAATTCTTGGAACACTCTACGCCAATGTACCTGACCTCCAGTTTTGTGTTTGATGATGCGGAAGATATGAGAGCTTCGTTCGCCGAAGAGAAAGAACGAAATATTTATTCGCGCTATTCCAATCCAAACTCGTCTGAATTTATCGAGAAGGTATGTAAAATGGAAGGGGCCGAAGCAGGTTTTGCCTTCGCTTCTGGCATGGCTGCCGTTTTTTCAACATTTGCCGCCCTTTTGGAAAGTGGCGACCACATCATATCAGCAAAAAGTATCTTTGGTTCAACACATACGTTGTTCACACAGTTTTTTCCAAAATGGAACATTGGCACAAGTTATTTTGATATCAATGCTTTGGAAGAAGTAGAAAATTTGATAACAGCCAAAACCAAGGTTATCTACGCCGAGTCGCCGACCAATCCTGGAGTAGATGTTTTAGACCTTGAGGTGCTTGGGAAAATTGCGAAGAAAAATGGATTAATTCTTATTGTCGATAATTGTTTTGCTTCGCCCTATTTACAACAACCTATCAAGTTTGGAGCAGATTTGGTCATTCATTCTGGAACAAAGTTGATGGACGGTCAAGGCCGTGTTCTCGCAGGAATCACCGTTGGGAATGCAGAGCTTATCGATAAAATCTACCGTTTCGCAAGGATTACGGGCCCTGCACTTTCCCCATTTAATGCCTGGGTATTGTCCAAAAGCTTGGAAACATTGGGAATACGAGTGGATAGGCATTGTTCCAATGCCTTACAACTAGCTGAGTTTTTAGAAAACCATTCTAAAGTGGCTTGGGTCAAGTATCCTTTTTTAAAATCCCATCCCAAATATGAATTAGCCAAAAAACAAATGAAAGCGGGAGGATGTGTCGTAGCTTTTGAGGTAAAAGGTGGACTCGAAGAAGGGAAAAAATTCTTTGATGCTATACAATTGCTGTCACTTTCTGCCAATTTGGGAGATTCAAGAAGTATTGTGACCCATCCGGCATCGACTACGCATAGTAAACTTACCAAAGAGGAACGGGAGTCTGTTGGTATCTCCGATGGAATGGTACGTGTTTCGGTAGGGTTGGAACATATCGACGATATTATCGGGGATATCGCCCAAGCACTAGGTTAG
- a CDS encoding phosphoadenosine phosphosulfate reductase family protein, which yields MIVLKEKIQDLNLQFRDAEPKEIISWALANATTPVITTNFRPYEVTILHAITNVDNAIPVIWCDTGYNTRPTYKHAEELIDRLGLNIRLYVPKQTSAYRDVVMGIPQIDDPEHGIFTEQVKLEPFKRAMAEHRPDVWFTNLRKGQTVHRDSLDILSLSNDGTLKVSPFYHWNDAQLDAYLETHQLPNEHNYFDPTKVLENRECGLHT from the coding sequence ATGATAGTTTTAAAAGAAAAAATCCAAGACTTAAATCTACAATTTAGAGATGCCGAACCTAAAGAAATCATTTCTTGGGCCTTGGCCAATGCCACTACACCAGTGATTACTACTAATTTTCGTCCTTATGAGGTAACCATCCTTCATGCAATAACGAATGTGGATAATGCTATTCCTGTTATTTGGTGTGATACGGGATATAACACTCGGCCTACTTATAAGCACGCAGAAGAGTTGATTGATCGTTTAGGCTTGAACATTAGATTATATGTACCCAAACAAACATCGGCATACAGGGATGTGGTTATGGGTATTCCCCAAATCGATGATCCTGAACATGGAATATTTACTGAACAGGTAAAATTGGAACCTTTTAAAAGAGCAATGGCAGAACATAGGCCAGATGTTTGGTTCACGAATTTGAGAAAAGGGCAAACTGTACATCGGGATTCTTTGGATATCCTTAGTCTGAGCAATGATGGAACACTAAAAGTAAGCCCCTTTTACCACTGGAACGATGCACAATTGGACGCTTATCTTGAAACGCATCAGTTGCCGAACGAACATAATTACTTTGATCCCACCAAAGTTCTCGAAAACAGAGAATGTGGATTACATACTTAA
- a CDS encoding Rrf2 family transcriptional regulator, whose amino-acid sequence MLSKKTKYGLKALTYLASTKSTEPVQIAEIAKHENISQKFLESILLTLRRNGFLGSKKGKGGGYYLIKSPDEIQMTTVMRVLEGPIAMVPCVSLNFYEKCEDCPNQDQCSVNKLMLKVRDANLEVYRNNTLADLIS is encoded by the coding sequence ATGCTCTCCAAAAAGACAAAATATGGTTTAAAGGCATTAACGTATCTGGCTTCGACAAAAAGTACGGAACCCGTTCAAATTGCAGAAATTGCAAAACACGAGAACATCTCGCAAAAGTTTTTGGAAAGTATACTGCTTACACTTCGCAGGAATGGTTTTTTAGGTTCGAAAAAAGGAAAGGGTGGTGGATATTATCTTATAAAGTCTCCCGATGAAATTCAGATGACTACCGTAATGCGCGTTTTGGAAGGCCCTATAGCCATGGTTCCCTGTGTTAGTTTGAATTTTTACGAAAAATGTGAGGATTGTCCCAATCAAGACCAATGTTCGGTAAATAAGCTAATGCTCAAGGTGCGTGATGCGAATCTTGAAGTTTATCGGAACAATACTTTAGCTGACCTTATTTCTTGA
- the thrA gene encoding bifunctional aspartate kinase/homoserine dehydrogenase I, with amino-acid sequence MLQHINIPNFTTLSGNTQDLQLSYQLFGQELHSAPIVLVNHALTGNSNVTGDDGWWTDIIGDNKCIDTGRYTILAFNIPGNGYDSFVIDNYKDFVAGDIAKIFLNGLEQLKVEKLFAIIGGSLGGGIAWEVVALDPKITQHLIPVASDWKSTDWLIANCQIQEQFLVNSKQPVHDARMHAMLCYRTPESFKARFKRSTNEELQVFNVESWLMHHGKKLQERFQLSAYKLMNQLLKTIDITRNGEDAFDLIQKSDTKIHIIGVNSDLFFTAEENKETFRNLAQANANVTYGEVQSLHGHDAFLIEFQQLENLLGPIFQKNGKKERIKILKFGGKSLANGKGLQNVLEIISTRANAGENFGVVLSARGKATDQLESMLDLAAKGKDFSKELQTFSDYQRGAFSKIELKEELNHIAKLLKGVSLTGDYSLKIKDELLSYGELISGKVITSILVESGVKAQLVDSRKLIKTDDTFNDAEVDEAVSKENVIRYFQALDDDAIPIITGFIASNKEGETTTLGRNGSNYSAALLANFLDAQELVNYTHVDGIFTANPDLVPEARLICYISYAEANELANFGATILHAKTIIPLLEKNIPLRILNTFNIKNEGTLIGAETENGGIKSLSVLEHVALINLEGRGLLGKVGVDARIFTVLGLNNINVGIISQGSSERGIGLVVDSKQAQKAKRVLDIEFKTDYSNKDVNQITVVDDVAVISIVGMDLSAFHKPFNALAKNQVVPLLFNNTVSGKNVSLVVNSADLHKAVNVVHGQIFGISKRVNLAVFGHGNVGGTLIDQILSSQKSIEKRKGIDLRIFAVSNSKKSLLNVEGVNDTWRDDLENETSLYQTKSIIEFATKHHLENLIAIDNTASESFVSNYEDFIANGFDLVSSNKIANTLGFDYYKTIRGHLEKNQKQYLYETNVGAGLPLIDTIKLLHLSGENITRIKGVFSGSLSYIFNTFSENEIPFSEIVKTAMEKGYTEPDPREDLSGNDVGRKLLILARELDLENEFSDIEIENLIPDSLQNVDFKDFMESIASMDNSFSKIKNSQKQGHVLRYVGDLHGDLQQEKGVLDVKLISVPKSSALGQVNGSDSIIEIYTESYGENPLVIQGAGAGAAVTARGVFGDVLRIAEKM; translated from the coding sequence ATGCTCCAACACATCAACATACCAAATTTCACCACCCTATCCGGGAATACCCAAGATTTACAATTGTCCTATCAATTGTTCGGACAGGAATTGCATTCAGCCCCAATTGTATTGGTAAACCATGCCCTAACGGGAAATTCGAACGTAACGGGTGATGATGGCTGGTGGACCGATATTATTGGCGATAACAAATGTATCGATACTGGAAGGTACACCATTTTGGCCTTTAACATTCCTGGAAACGGTTATGATAGTTTCGTAATCGATAATTACAAGGATTTTGTGGCAGGAGATATTGCCAAGATTTTTCTCAATGGGCTGGAACAACTAAAGGTAGAGAAACTATTTGCTATCATTGGCGGTTCTTTGGGCGGTGGTATTGCTTGGGAAGTGGTAGCCCTTGACCCTAAAATCACCCAACATTTAATTCCAGTGGCTTCTGATTGGAAATCAACGGATTGGTTGATTGCGAACTGTCAGATTCAGGAGCAATTTTTGGTAAATTCCAAACAACCTGTACACGATGCGCGTATGCATGCCATGTTATGCTATCGTACACCTGAATCCTTCAAGGCTAGATTTAAGCGAAGTACCAATGAAGAGCTACAGGTTTTTAATGTAGAAAGTTGGTTGATGCACCACGGGAAAAAACTTCAAGAACGTTTTCAGCTCTCCGCGTATAAGTTGATGAATCAATTGTTAAAGACAATCGATATCACAAGAAATGGCGAGGATGCTTTTGATTTGATTCAGAAAAGTGATACCAAGATTCATATCATTGGGGTTAATTCGGATTTGTTTTTTACCGCAGAAGAAAATAAGGAGACATTTCGAAATTTAGCACAGGCGAATGCTAACGTCACTTATGGAGAAGTACAATCACTTCACGGTCACGATGCCTTTTTGATTGAATTTCAACAATTGGAAAACCTGCTTGGGCCAATTTTTCAAAAAAATGGAAAAAAGGAGCGCATCAAGATTTTAAAGTTTGGTGGAAAATCCTTGGCTAATGGCAAAGGATTGCAAAATGTACTGGAGATTATTTCTACAAGAGCTAACGCAGGAGAAAATTTTGGGGTAGTATTGTCGGCAAGAGGTAAGGCAACAGATCAATTGGAATCTATGCTTGATTTAGCTGCTAAAGGGAAGGATTTCAGTAAAGAACTTCAAACTTTTTCTGACTATCAAAGAGGAGCCTTTTCAAAAATTGAGCTTAAAGAAGAATTGAATCATATTGCAAAACTGTTAAAAGGAGTTTCGCTAACAGGAGATTATAGTCTAAAAATTAAGGATGAATTGTTGTCCTACGGCGAATTGATTTCGGGAAAAGTAATTACCTCGATATTGGTGGAATCTGGGGTTAAAGCACAGCTTGTCGATTCCAGAAAACTGATAAAAACCGATGATACATTTAACGATGCAGAGGTAGATGAAGCTGTTTCCAAGGAAAATGTTATCCGATATTTTCAGGCATTGGATGATGATGCTATACCCATAATTACTGGATTTATAGCTTCTAACAAAGAAGGTGAAACTACTACATTGGGAAGAAATGGAAGCAATTATTCAGCAGCTTTGCTTGCAAATTTTCTGGATGCCCAAGAGCTTGTCAACTATACCCATGTAGATGGTATTTTTACAGCGAATCCCGATTTGGTTCCCGAAGCTAGGTTGATATGTTACATTTCTTATGCCGAAGCAAACGAACTTGCCAATTTTGGTGCTACTATTCTTCACGCCAAGACGATAATCCCTTTATTGGAGAAAAACATTCCATTACGTATCCTGAACACGTTCAATATAAAAAATGAAGGTACCCTGATTGGTGCCGAAACAGAAAATGGGGGCATAAAATCCTTATCGGTTCTGGAGCATGTGGCACTAATAAATCTAGAGGGAAGAGGACTTTTGGGCAAAGTTGGGGTCGATGCCAGAATCTTTACTGTCTTGGGCCTTAATAACATTAATGTTGGAATCATTTCCCAAGGTTCTTCGGAAAGGGGCATAGGTCTTGTGGTGGATTCCAAACAAGCTCAAAAAGCGAAAAGAGTATTGGATATAGAATTTAAGACCGACTATTCCAACAAAGATGTAAATCAGATTACGGTGGTGGATGATGTAGCCGTTATCTCTATCGTGGGAATGGATTTAAGTGCTTTTCATAAACCTTTCAATGCCTTGGCAAAAAATCAGGTTGTTCCTTTGCTTTTCAACAATACGGTTTCAGGCAAAAATGTGAGTTTGGTTGTCAATAGCGCTGATTTGCACAAAGCCGTTAATGTGGTCCATGGACAGATTTTTGGAATCTCGAAAAGAGTAAACCTGGCTGTTTTTGGGCATGGTAATGTTGGTGGTACATTGATAGACCAGATACTAAGTTCACAGAAGAGTATCGAAAAACGAAAAGGAATCGATTTAAGGATTTTCGCAGTATCCAACTCTAAAAAGAGCTTACTTAATGTTGAAGGGGTAAATGATACTTGGCGAGACGATTTGGAGAACGAAACAAGCCTATATCAAACAAAATCCATTATTGAATTTGCTACAAAGCACCATCTCGAAAACCTGATTGCCATAGATAATACGGCTAGCGAGTCCTTTGTATCCAACTATGAAGATTTTATAGCCAATGGGTTCGATTTGGTCTCTTCCAATAAAATTGCCAATACATTGGGGTTTGATTATTACAAAACGATACGCGGCCATCTTGAAAAAAATCAAAAGCAATATTTGTACGAGACCAATGTTGGAGCAGGACTGCCACTCATAGATACGATAAAGCTCTTGCATCTTTCCGGGGAGAACATAACTCGAATCAAAGGGGTCTTTTCTGGTTCGTTGAGCTATATCTTCAATACATTTTCGGAGAATGAAATACCATTTTCGGAGATTGTAAAAACAGCTATGGAGAAAGGGTATACCGAACCTGATCCCCGTGAAGATCTTTCAGGAAACGATGTAGGAAGAAAATTGTTGATTTTGGCCCGCGAATTGGATTTGGAAAACGAGTTTTCGGATATTGAAATAGAAAATTTGATTCCTGATAGTTTACAAAATGTCGATTTTAAAGACTTTATGGAAAGTATTGCATCAATGGATAACAGTTTTTCAAAAATAAAAAATAGCCAAAAACAAGGGCACGTACTTCGATATGTAGGTGATTTGCATGGTGATTTGCAACAAGAAAAAGGTGTTTTGGACGTGAAATTGATTTCTGTTCCTAAATCCAGTGCGCTGGGTCAGGTAAATGGTTCTGATTCTATTATTGAAATTTATACAGAATCCTACGGTGAAAACCCTTTGGTGATCCAAGGAGCGGGAGCAGGGGCAGCAGTTACGGCAAGAGGCGTTTTTGGAGATGTTTTAAGGATTGCTGAAAAGATGTGA
- the cysD gene encoding sulfate adenylyltransferase subunit CysD: MSADSQKLQTNALEHEAIYIFREVAAQFEKPVLLFSGGKDSITLVRLAQKAFWPAKIPFPLLHIDTGHNFPETIEFRDRLAEELGVDLIIRNVQDSIDQGKVVEETGKYASRNSLQTTTLLDAIEEFKFDACIGGARRDEEKARAKERIFSVRDDFGQWDEKNQRPELFDMLNGQIEMGQNVRVFPISNWTELDVWSYIQKENIEIPSIYFAHPRNVFFRDGLIWSAEDEVVFRVEDETVEERMVRFRTVGDMSCTAAVESYADTIDKVVAEIRDSKISERGARIDDKRSEAAMEKRKQQGYF; the protein is encoded by the coding sequence ATTAGTGCGGATTCCCAAAAGTTACAGACAAATGCACTGGAGCACGAAGCAATTTACATATTTAGGGAAGTGGCGGCCCAGTTTGAAAAACCTGTGCTCTTGTTTTCAGGGGGCAAGGATTCCATTACCTTGGTCAGGCTGGCCCAAAAAGCATTTTGGCCGGCGAAAATCCCATTTCCATTGTTGCACATAGACACAGGGCATAACTTTCCCGAAACCATTGAGTTCCGAGACAGATTGGCGGAAGAATTAGGAGTGGACCTGATTATAAGAAACGTTCAAGATTCCATAGACCAAGGAAAAGTGGTTGAAGAAACTGGTAAATATGCCAGTAGAAACTCATTGCAAACAACTACACTTTTAGATGCGATCGAGGAATTTAAATTTGATGCCTGTATTGGAGGCGCTAGAAGGGATGAAGAAAAAGCCAGGGCAAAAGAGCGTATTTTTTCGGTTAGGGATGATTTTGGACAATGGGATGAAAAGAATCAACGTCCAGAATTATTCGATATGCTGAACGGTCAGATTGAAATGGGACAGAACGTAAGGGTATTCCCAATAAGTAACTGGACGGAACTTGACGTGTGGAGCTATATCCAAAAAGAAAATATTGAAATACCTTCCATCTACTTTGCACATCCAAGAAACGTTTTCTTTAGAGATGGATTGATTTGGTCTGCAGAAGACGAAGTTGTCTTTAGGGTAGAAGATGAAACTGTAGAAGAACGTATGGTTCGGTTTAGGACCGTGGGCGATATGTCCTGTACAGCAGCAGTAGAATCCTATGCCGATACCATTGATAAGGTAGTAGCGGAAATCCGTGATTCCAAAATATCGGAACGGGGTGCAAGAATAGATGACAAGCGTTCCGAAGCAGCAATGGAGAAACGCAAACAACAAGGATATTTTTAA